From one Suricata suricatta isolate VVHF042 chromosome 8, meerkat_22Aug2017_6uvM2_HiC, whole genome shotgun sequence genomic stretch:
- the HMGCS2 gene encoding hydroxymethylglutaryl-CoA synthase, mitochondrial, which translates to MQRLLTSVKRVLQVKNAVQKAFLSPASLLPAARQRFSTVPAVPLARTDTWPQDVGILALEVYFPAQYVDQTDLEKYNNVEAGRYTVGLGQTHMGFCSVQEDINSLCLTVVQQLMERTQLPWDSVGRLEVGTETIIDKSKAVKTVLMELFQDSGNTDIEGIDTTNACYGGTASLFNAANWMESSSWDGRYAMVVCGDIAVYPSGNARPTGGAGAVAMLVGPKAPLALERGLRGTHMENAYDFYKPDGASEYPIVDGKLSIQCYLRALDRCYEFYRQKIQNQWKQAGIDRPFTLDDLQFMIFHTPFCKMVQKSLARLMFNDFLSDSSNTKTSLYKGLEAFRGLKLEDTYTNKDMDKALQKASLDMFNKKTKASLYLSTHNGNTYTSSLYGCLASLLSQHSAQDLAGSRIGAFSYGSGLAASFFSFRVSQDASPGSPLEKLVSSMSDLPKRLASRKRMSPEEFTEIMDQREQFYHKVNFSPPGDISSLFPGTWYLEHVDQLHRRKYARRPV; encoded by the exons ATGCAACGGCTGTTGACTTCCGTGAAACGGGTCTTGCAAGTGAAGAATGCAGTGCAGAAAGCCTTCCTCTCGCCTGCTAGCCTTCTCCCAGCAGCCCGTCAAAG GTTTTCTACAGTTCCTGCTGTCCCCTTGGCCAGAACAGATACTTGGCCACAGGATGTGGGCATCCTTGCCCTGGAGGTCTATTTCCCAGCCCAATATGTGGACCAAACAGACCTGGAGAAGTATAACAATGTGGAAGCAGGGAGGTACACGGTGGGCTTGGGCCAAACCCATATGGGCTTCTGCTCAGTCCAGGAGGACATCAACTCCCTGTGCCTGACAGTGGTGCAGCAGCTGATGGAGCGCACACAGCTCCCATGGGACTCTGTGGGCAGGCTGGAAGTGGGCACCGAGACCATCATCGACAAGTCCAAGGCTGTCAAAACAGTGCTCATGGAGCTCTTCCAGGATTCAGGCAACACTGACATTGAGGGCATAGATACCACCAATGCCTGCTACGGTGGCACTGCCTCCCTCTTCAATGCTGCCAACTGGATGGAGTCCAGCTCCTGGGATG GTCGCTATGCAATGGTGGTCTGTGGAGACATTGCAGTCTATCCCAGCGGTAATGCTCGCCCCACAGGTGGGGCTGGAGCCGTGGCCATGCTGGTTGGGCCCAAGGCCCCTCTGGCACTCGAGAGAG GGCTTAGGGGAACCCACATGGAGAACGCATACGACTTCTACAAACCAGATGGGGCCTCAGAATACCCAATTGTGGACGGGAAGCTCTCCATCCAGTGCTACCTACGGGCCTTGGACAGATGTTACGAATTTTACCGTCAAAAAATCCAGAACCAGTGGAAGCAAG CTGGCATCGATCGGCCTTTCACTCTTGATGACTTACAGTTTATGATCTTTCACACACCCTTCTGCAAGATGGTCCAGAAATCTCTGGCTCGTCTGATGTTCAATGACTTCCTGTCAGACAGCAGCAACACGAAGACCAGCCTCTATAAGGGGCTGGAGGCCTTCAG AGGGCTGAAGCTGGAAGACACCTACACCAACAAGGACATGGATAAAGCTCTTCAAAAGGCCTCTCTGGACATGTTCAACAAGAAAACCAAGGCCTCCCTCTACCTCTCCACGCACAATGGGAATACGTACACCTCATCGCTGTACGGTTGCTTGGCCTCCCTTCTGTCCCA GCACTCTGCCCAAGACTTGGCTGGCTCCAGGATTGGGGCCTTCTCTTACGGCTCTGGCTTGGCAGCAAGTTTTTTTTCATTTCGAGTGTCCCAGGATGCTTCTCCAG GATCCCCCCTGGAGAAGCTGGTGTCTAGTATGTCAGACCTGCCAAAACGCCTCGCCTCCCGCAAGCGTATGTCTCCTGAGGAGTTCACAGAAATAATGGACCAAAGAGAACAATTCTACCATAAGG TGAACTTCTCACCACCTGGTGACATAAGCAGTCTGTTCCCAGGCACCTGGTACCTGGAGCACGTGGACCAGCTACATCGTCGCAAGTACGCCCGGCGACCGGTCTAA